A part of Cottoperca gobio chromosome 4, fCotGob3.1, whole genome shotgun sequence genomic DNA contains:
- the LOC115007528 gene encoding regulator of nonsense transcripts 1 isoform X1, with translation MSVEAYGPSSQTLTFLDTEETELLGADTQGSEYDFTDFTLPSQTQTQGQTQSQLDSQVNGPDEGLHNGGVDDSVAKASQLLAELNFEEDEEDSYYTKDLPLHACSYCGIHDPACVVYCNTSKKWFCNGRGNTSGSHIVNHLVRAKCKEVTLHKDGPLGETVLECYNCGCRNVFLLGFIPAKADSVVVLLCRQPCASQSSLKDINWDSSQWQPLIQDRCFLSWLVKIPSEQEQLRARQITAQQINKLEELWKDNPTATLEDLEKPGVDEEPQHVLLRYEDAYQYQNIFGPLVKLEADYDKKLKESQTQDNITVRWDLGLNKKRIAYFTLPKTDSGDMRLMQGDEICLRYKGDLAPLWKGIGHVIKVPDNYGDEIAIELRSSVGAPVEIPHNFQVDFVWKSTSFDRMQSALKTFAVDETSVSGYIYHKLLGHEVEDVTIKCQLPKRFTAQGLPDLNHSQVYAVKTVLQRPLSLIQGPPGTGKTVTSATIVYHLSRQGNGPVLVCAPSNIAVDQLTEKIDKTGLKVVRLCAKSREAIESPVSFLALHNQISNMDSMPELQKLQQLKDETGELSSADEKRYRALKRTAERELLMNADVICCTCVGAGDPRLAKMQFRSILIDESTQATEPECMVPVVLGAKQLILVGDHCQLGPVVMCKKAAKAGLSQSLFERLVVLGIRPIRLQVQYRMHPALSAFPSNIFYEGSLQNGVTAADRIKKGFDFQWPQPDKPMFFYVTQGQEEIASSGTSYLNRTEAANVEKITTRLLKAGAKPDQIGIITPYEGQRSYLVQYMQFSGSLHTKLYQQVEIASVDAFQGREKDFIILSCVRANEHQGIGFLNDPRRLNVALTRAKYGVIIVGNPKALSKQPLWNNLLNNYKEQKVLVEGPLNNLRESLMQFSKPRKLVNTINPGGRFMSTAMYDAREALIPGSAYDRSNAAGRPSNMYFQTHDQIGMIGAGPGHMAAMNIPIPFNLVMPPMPPPSYLGQTNGPAAGRGAMKGKPGRGGRQRVRGAAHQGASQGNGPNSQASQDGASQPFSQGPLTQGYISMSQPSQMSQPGLSQPELSQDSYLGDEFKSQIDVALSQDSTYQGERAYQHGGVTGLSQY, from the exons ATGAGTGTGGAGGCGTACGGGCCGAGCTCCCAGACCCTCACCTTCCTAGACACCGAGGAAACGGAGTTGCTCGGAGCGGACACCCAGGGCTCCGAATACGACTTCACGGACTTCACCCTTCCCAGCCAGACGCAAACTCAAGGCCAAACCCAGAGCCAGCTGGACAGCCAG GTTAATGGTCCTGATGAGGGTCTTCACAACGGTGGAGTGGATGACTCCGTCGCCAAAGCCAGCCAGCTGTTGGCCGAGCTCAACtttgaggaagatgaagaagactCGTACTACACCAAAGACCTGCCTTTGCACGCATGCAG CTACTGTGGAATTCACGATCCAGCGTGTGTGGTGTACTGCAATACCAGCAAGAAGTGGTTCTGTAATGGACGTGGCAACACATCTGGCAG TCACATTGTGAACCACTTGGTGAGAGCTAAATGCAAGGAGGTGACTCTGCACAAAGATGGGCCGCTGGGCGAGACGGTGTTGGAGTGTTACAACTGCGGCTGTCGCAACGTCTTCCTCCTGGGCTTCATCCCGGCCAAGGCCGACTCCGTGGTGGTTCTACTCTGCAG GCAGCCCTGTGCCAGCCAGAGTAGCCTGAAGGACATCAACTGGGACAGCTCACAGTGGCAACCACTGATCCAGGACCGCTGCTTTCTGTCCTGGTTGGTAAAGATCCCATCGGAGCAGGAGCAGCTTCGCGCTCGTCAGATCACCGCCCAGCAGATCAACAAGTTGGAAGAGCTATGGAAG GACAACCCCACTGCCACCTTGGAGGACCTGGAGAAGCCTGGAGTGGATGAGGAGCCCCAGCATGTGCTGCTGCGCTATGAGGACGCCTACCAGTACCAAAACATTTTCGGCCCTTTGGTCAAACTGGAGGCTGACTACGACAAGAAGCTTAAGGAGTCCCAG ACCCAAGACAATATTACAGTCAGGTGGGACCTGGGGCTGAATAAAAAGCGGATTGCCTATTTCACATTGCCCAAGACGGATTCAGGTG ATATGCGGCTGATGCAAGGTGATGAGATCTGCCTGCGGTACAAGGGGGACCTGGCCCCGCTGTGGAAGGGCATCGGTCATGTCATCAAAGTCCCTGACA ACTATGGTGATGAAATTGCCATTGAGCTGCGAAGCAGTGTTGGAGCACCTGTGGAAATCCCCCACAACTTCCAGGTGGACTTTGTGTGGAAGTCCACATCCTTTGATAG GATGCAGAGCGCCCTGAAGACATTTGCGGTGGACGAGACGTCCGTGTCTGGTTACATTTACCACAAACTGCTGGGCCACGAGGTCGAGGATGTGACCATCAAGTGCCAGCTGCCGAAGCGCTTCACTGCCCAGGGCCTGCCCGACCTCAATCACTCACAG GTGTACGCTGTGAAGACAGTGCTGCAGAGGCCTCTCAGTCTGATCCAGGGTCCTCCTGGCACTGGGAAGACTGTCACCTCTGCCACTATCGTATACCACCTGTCCCGACAAGGCAACGG aCCAGTCCTGGTGTGTGCTCCCAGTAACATTGCCGTGGATCAGTTGACTGAGAAGATTGACAAGACTGGACTGAAGGTCGTCAGGCTGTGTGCCAAGAGCCGTGAAGCCATCGAGTCACCAGTGTCCTTCCTGGCTCTGCACAACCAGATCAGCAACATGGACAG TATGCCCGAGCTTCAGAAACTACAGCAGCTGAAGGATGAGACCGGAGAGCTGTCGTCCGCTGATGAGAAACGCTACAGGGCTCTGAAACGCACAGCTGAGAGGGAGCTGCTCATG aatGCTGATGTGATCTGTTGTACCTGCGTCGGGGCTGGAGACCCTCGTTTGGCCAAGATGCAGTTCCGTTCCATCCTGATTGATGAGAGCACCCAGGCCACTGAGCCAGAGTGTATGGTGCCCGTGGTGCTTGGAGCCAAGCAG CTCATTCTGGTGGGTGATCACTGCCAGCTGGGTCCTGTGGTGATGTGTAAGAAAGCAGCCAAAGCAGGTCTGTCCCAGTCCCTGTTTGAGCGCTTGGTGGTTCTGGGGATCCGGCCAATCCGCCTCCAAGTCCAATACCGCATGCACCCGGCTCTCAGTGCCTTCCCCTCCAACATCTTCTACGAGGGCTCCCTGCAGAATGGCGTCACTGCAG CTGACCGCATCAAGAAAGGGTTTGACTTCCAGTGGCCGCAGCCGGACAAACCCATGTTCTTCTACGTGACTCAGGGTCAGGAGGAGATTGCCAGCTCTGGAACCTCCTACCTAAACAG GACTGAGGCTGCCAACGTAGAGAAGATCACCACCAGGCTGCTGAAGGCTGGAGCCAAACCTGACCAGATCGGCATCATCACCCCGTACGAGGGTCAGCGCTCCTACCTGGTCCAGTACATGCAGTTCAGCGGCTCCCTGCACACCAAACTCTACCAG CAAGTTGAAATTGCCAGCGTGGACGCCTTCCAGGGCAGAGAGAAGGACTTCATCATCCTGTCTTGTGTTCGTGCCAATGAGCACCAGGGCATCGGCTTCCTGAATGACCCACGTCGTCTCAACGTGGCGCTGACCAGAGCAAA GTACGGAGTGATCATCGTGGGAAACCCCAAGGCCCTCTCCAAGCAGCCGCTGTGGAACAACCTGCTGAACAACTACAAAGAACAGAAAGTCCTCGTGGAGGGACCCCTCAACAACCTGAGGGAGAGCCTCATGCAGTTCAGCAAGCCCCGCAAACTGGTCAACACCATCAACCCC GGTGGCCGTTTTATGAGCACTGCGATGTACGATGCTCGTGAGGCCCTCATCCCTGGCTCCGCCTATGACCGTAGCAATGctg CCGGACGTCCGTCCAACATGTACTTTCAAACTCACGACCAGATTGGGATGATTGGGGCAGGCCCCGGTCACATGGCCGCCATGAATATTCCCATACCCTTCAACCTGGTGATGCCACCAATGCCTCCGCCCAGTTACCTGGGACAGACCAACGGCCCTGCTGCAG GTCGTGGAGCTATGAAGGGTAAGCCTGGGCGCGGCGGGCGGCAGAGGGTCCGTGGAGCAGCACACCAGGGTGCCAGTCAGGGTAACG
- the LOC115007528 gene encoding regulator of nonsense transcripts 1 isoform X2 gives MSVEAYGPSSQTLTFLDTEETELLGADTQGSEYDFTDFTLPSQTQTQGQTQSQLDSQVNGPDEGLHNGGVDDSVAKASQLLAELNFEEDEEDSYYTKDLPLHACSYCGIHDPACVVYCNTSKKWFCNGRGNTSGSHIVNHLVRAKCKEVTLHKDGPLGETVLECYNCGCRNVFLLGFIPAKADSVVVLLCRQPCASQSSLKDINWDSSQWQPLIQDRCFLSWLVKIPSEQEQLRARQITAQQINKLEELWKDNPTATLEDLEKPGVDEEPQHVLLRYEDAYQYQNIFGPLVKLEADYDKKLKESQTQDNITVRWDLGLNKKRIAYFTLPKTDSGGNSLSLTSSQWFCDMRLMQGDEICLRYKGDLAPLWKGIGHVIKVPDNYGDEIAIELRSSVGAPVEIPHNFQVDFVWKSTSFDRMQSALKTFAVDETSVSGYIYHKLLGHEVEDVTIKCQLPKRFTAQGLPDLNHSQVYAVKTVLQRPLSLIQGPPGTGKTVTSATIVYHLSRQGNGPVLVCAPSNIAVDQLTEKIDKTGLKVVRLCAKSREAIESPVSFLALHNQISNMDSMPELQKLQQLKDETGELSSADEKRYRALKRTAERELLMNADVICCTCVGAGDPRLAKMQFRSILIDESTQATEPECMVPVVLGAKQLILVGDHCQLGPVVMCKKAAKAGLSQSLFERLVVLGIRPIRLQVQYRMHPALSAFPSNIFYEGSLQNGVTAADRIKKGFDFQWPQPDKPMFFYVTQGQEEIASSGTSYLNRTEAANVEKITTRLLKAGAKPDQIGIITPYEGQRSYLVQYMQFSGSLHTKLYQQVEIASVDAFQGREKDFIILSCVRANEHQGIGFLNDPRRLNVALTRAKYGVIIVGNPKALSKQPLWNNLLNNYKEQKVLVEGPLNNLRESLMQFSKPRKLVNTINPGGRFMSTAMYDAREALIPGSAYDRSNAAGRPSNMYFQTHDQIGMIGAGPGHMAAMNIPIPFNLVMPPMPPPSYLGQTNGPAAGRGAMKGKPGRGGRQRVRGAAHQGASQGNGPNSQASQDGASQPFSQGPLTQGYISMSQPSQMSQPGLSQPELSQDSYLGDEFKSQIDVALSQDSTYQGERAYQHGGVTGLSQY, from the exons ATGAGTGTGGAGGCGTACGGGCCGAGCTCCCAGACCCTCACCTTCCTAGACACCGAGGAAACGGAGTTGCTCGGAGCGGACACCCAGGGCTCCGAATACGACTTCACGGACTTCACCCTTCCCAGCCAGACGCAAACTCAAGGCCAAACCCAGAGCCAGCTGGACAGCCAG GTTAATGGTCCTGATGAGGGTCTTCACAACGGTGGAGTGGATGACTCCGTCGCCAAAGCCAGCCAGCTGTTGGCCGAGCTCAACtttgaggaagatgaagaagactCGTACTACACCAAAGACCTGCCTTTGCACGCATGCAG CTACTGTGGAATTCACGATCCAGCGTGTGTGGTGTACTGCAATACCAGCAAGAAGTGGTTCTGTAATGGACGTGGCAACACATCTGGCAG TCACATTGTGAACCACTTGGTGAGAGCTAAATGCAAGGAGGTGACTCTGCACAAAGATGGGCCGCTGGGCGAGACGGTGTTGGAGTGTTACAACTGCGGCTGTCGCAACGTCTTCCTCCTGGGCTTCATCCCGGCCAAGGCCGACTCCGTGGTGGTTCTACTCTGCAG GCAGCCCTGTGCCAGCCAGAGTAGCCTGAAGGACATCAACTGGGACAGCTCACAGTGGCAACCACTGATCCAGGACCGCTGCTTTCTGTCCTGGTTGGTAAAGATCCCATCGGAGCAGGAGCAGCTTCGCGCTCGTCAGATCACCGCCCAGCAGATCAACAAGTTGGAAGAGCTATGGAAG GACAACCCCACTGCCACCTTGGAGGACCTGGAGAAGCCTGGAGTGGATGAGGAGCCCCAGCATGTGCTGCTGCGCTATGAGGACGCCTACCAGTACCAAAACATTTTCGGCCCTTTGGTCAAACTGGAGGCTGACTACGACAAGAAGCTTAAGGAGTCCCAG ACCCAAGACAATATTACAGTCAGGTGGGACCTGGGGCTGAATAAAAAGCGGATTGCCTATTTCACATTGCCCAAGACGGATTCAGGTGGTAATTCTCTGAGTTTGACTTCCTCCCAGTGGTTCTGTG ATATGCGGCTGATGCAAGGTGATGAGATCTGCCTGCGGTACAAGGGGGACCTGGCCCCGCTGTGGAAGGGCATCGGTCATGTCATCAAAGTCCCTGACA ACTATGGTGATGAAATTGCCATTGAGCTGCGAAGCAGTGTTGGAGCACCTGTGGAAATCCCCCACAACTTCCAGGTGGACTTTGTGTGGAAGTCCACATCCTTTGATAG GATGCAGAGCGCCCTGAAGACATTTGCGGTGGACGAGACGTCCGTGTCTGGTTACATTTACCACAAACTGCTGGGCCACGAGGTCGAGGATGTGACCATCAAGTGCCAGCTGCCGAAGCGCTTCACTGCCCAGGGCCTGCCCGACCTCAATCACTCACAG GTGTACGCTGTGAAGACAGTGCTGCAGAGGCCTCTCAGTCTGATCCAGGGTCCTCCTGGCACTGGGAAGACTGTCACCTCTGCCACTATCGTATACCACCTGTCCCGACAAGGCAACGG aCCAGTCCTGGTGTGTGCTCCCAGTAACATTGCCGTGGATCAGTTGACTGAGAAGATTGACAAGACTGGACTGAAGGTCGTCAGGCTGTGTGCCAAGAGCCGTGAAGCCATCGAGTCACCAGTGTCCTTCCTGGCTCTGCACAACCAGATCAGCAACATGGACAG TATGCCCGAGCTTCAGAAACTACAGCAGCTGAAGGATGAGACCGGAGAGCTGTCGTCCGCTGATGAGAAACGCTACAGGGCTCTGAAACGCACAGCTGAGAGGGAGCTGCTCATG aatGCTGATGTGATCTGTTGTACCTGCGTCGGGGCTGGAGACCCTCGTTTGGCCAAGATGCAGTTCCGTTCCATCCTGATTGATGAGAGCACCCAGGCCACTGAGCCAGAGTGTATGGTGCCCGTGGTGCTTGGAGCCAAGCAG CTCATTCTGGTGGGTGATCACTGCCAGCTGGGTCCTGTGGTGATGTGTAAGAAAGCAGCCAAAGCAGGTCTGTCCCAGTCCCTGTTTGAGCGCTTGGTGGTTCTGGGGATCCGGCCAATCCGCCTCCAAGTCCAATACCGCATGCACCCGGCTCTCAGTGCCTTCCCCTCCAACATCTTCTACGAGGGCTCCCTGCAGAATGGCGTCACTGCAG CTGACCGCATCAAGAAAGGGTTTGACTTCCAGTGGCCGCAGCCGGACAAACCCATGTTCTTCTACGTGACTCAGGGTCAGGAGGAGATTGCCAGCTCTGGAACCTCCTACCTAAACAG GACTGAGGCTGCCAACGTAGAGAAGATCACCACCAGGCTGCTGAAGGCTGGAGCCAAACCTGACCAGATCGGCATCATCACCCCGTACGAGGGTCAGCGCTCCTACCTGGTCCAGTACATGCAGTTCAGCGGCTCCCTGCACACCAAACTCTACCAG CAAGTTGAAATTGCCAGCGTGGACGCCTTCCAGGGCAGAGAGAAGGACTTCATCATCCTGTCTTGTGTTCGTGCCAATGAGCACCAGGGCATCGGCTTCCTGAATGACCCACGTCGTCTCAACGTGGCGCTGACCAGAGCAAA GTACGGAGTGATCATCGTGGGAAACCCCAAGGCCCTCTCCAAGCAGCCGCTGTGGAACAACCTGCTGAACAACTACAAAGAACAGAAAGTCCTCGTGGAGGGACCCCTCAACAACCTGAGGGAGAGCCTCATGCAGTTCAGCAAGCCCCGCAAACTGGTCAACACCATCAACCCC GGTGGCCGTTTTATGAGCACTGCGATGTACGATGCTCGTGAGGCCCTCATCCCTGGCTCCGCCTATGACCGTAGCAATGctg CCGGACGTCCGTCCAACATGTACTTTCAAACTCACGACCAGATTGGGATGATTGGGGCAGGCCCCGGTCACATGGCCGCCATGAATATTCCCATACCCTTCAACCTGGTGATGCCACCAATGCCTCCGCCCAGTTACCTGGGACAGACCAACGGCCCTGCTGCAG GTCGTGGAGCTATGAAGGGTAAGCCTGGGCGCGGCGGGCGGCAGAGGGTCCGTGGAGCAGCACACCAGGGTGCCAGTCAGGGTAACG
- the LOC115007530 gene encoding pyroglutamyl-peptidase 1-like isoform X2: MTAASGFGPFGEHTINASWIAVQELKKLGLGSEVDLHVSEVPVEYQTVQSLVPSLWKKHHPLLIVHVGVSGMATTVTLEKCGRNHGYKGLDNSSFCPDTQCCIVGGPDCINSVIDMESVCKRVSASGLGVVVSVSKDAGRYLCDFTYYTSLYLSHGRSAFVHVPPLGKPYSGEDLGRALQAIIQEMLELMDQAEEKIHCQQHFH, translated from the exons ATGACAGCTGCAAGCG GTTTTGGGCCATTTGGAGAGCACACGATCAACGCCAGCTGGATAGCAGTACAA GAACTGAAGAAGCTCGGACTGGGCAGTGAAGTGGACCTGCATGTGTCCGAGGTTCCTGTAGAGTACCAGACAGTCCAGAGTTTGGTTCCTTCATTATGGAAGAAGCATCATCCACTG TTGATAGTTCATGTTGGAGTCTCAGGTATGGCCACCACTGTCACGTTGGAGAAGTGTGGCAGAAATCACGGCTACAAGGGCCTGGACAACAGCAGCTTCTGTCCTGATACacagtgttgcattgtgggaggcCCGGACTGTATCAACTCAGTTATTGACATGGAATCAGTCTGTAAGAGAGTGAGCGCCTCGGGGCTGGGAGTAGTTGTGTCCGTCTCCAAAGATGCTGGAAG GTATCTATGTGATTTCACCTACTACACGTCTCTGTACCTGAGCCATGGTCGCTCTGCCTTCGTTCACGTGCCTCCTCTTGGAAAGCCTTACAGCGGGGAAGACCTGGGCCGTGCGCTGCAGGCCATCATCCAGGAGATGCTGGAGCTTATGGACCAGGCCGAAGAGAAAATCCACTGCCAGCAGCACTTCCACTAA
- the LOC115007530 gene encoding pyroglutamyl-peptidase 1-like isoform X1: MDNSKRSVVVTGFGPFGEHTINASWIAVQELKKLGLGSEVDLHVSEVPVEYQTVQSLVPSLWKKHHPLLIVHVGVSGMATTVTLEKCGRNHGYKGLDNSSFCPDTQCCIVGGPDCINSVIDMESVCKRVSASGLGVVVSVSKDAGRYLCDFTYYTSLYLSHGRSAFVHVPPLGKPYSGEDLGRALQAIIQEMLELMDQAEEKIHCQQHFH, from the exons ATGGACAACAGTAAACGGAGTGTGGTCGTTACAG GTTTTGGGCCATTTGGAGAGCACACGATCAACGCCAGCTGGATAGCAGTACAA GAACTGAAGAAGCTCGGACTGGGCAGTGAAGTGGACCTGCATGTGTCCGAGGTTCCTGTAGAGTACCAGACAGTCCAGAGTTTGGTTCCTTCATTATGGAAGAAGCATCATCCACTG TTGATAGTTCATGTTGGAGTCTCAGGTATGGCCACCACTGTCACGTTGGAGAAGTGTGGCAGAAATCACGGCTACAAGGGCCTGGACAACAGCAGCTTCTGTCCTGATACacagtgttgcattgtgggaggcCCGGACTGTATCAACTCAGTTATTGACATGGAATCAGTCTGTAAGAGAGTGAGCGCCTCGGGGCTGGGAGTAGTTGTGTCCGTCTCCAAAGATGCTGGAAG GTATCTATGTGATTTCACCTACTACACGTCTCTGTACCTGAGCCATGGTCGCTCTGCCTTCGTTCACGTGCCTCCTCTTGGAAAGCCTTACAGCGGGGAAGACCTGGGCCGTGCGCTGCAGGCCATCATCCAGGAGATGCTGGAGCTTATGGACCAGGCCGAAGAGAAAATCCACTGCCAGCAGCACTTCCACTAA
- the lsm4 gene encoding U6 snRNA-associated Sm-like protein LSm4, whose protein sequence is MLPLSLLKTAQNHPMLVELKNGETYNGHLVSCDNWMNINLREVICTSRDGDKFWRMPECYIRGSTIKYLRIPDEIIDMVKEEVVSKGRGRGGTQQNKQQGKGRGGGVGRGLFGGRGRGMSGPGRGQQQQLQLQQQDKKPGKPQGMKNQH, encoded by the exons ATG CTTCCACTATCTCTGTTGAAGACTGCCCAGAACCATCCTATG CTGGTGGAGCTGAAGAACGGAGAGACGTACAATGGTCACCTGGTCAGCTGTGACAACTGGATGAACATCAACCTGAGAGAAGTCATCTGCACCTCGAGG GATGGAGATAAGTTCTGGAGGATGCCTGAGTGCTACATTAGAGGAAGCACCATCAAGTACCTGCGAATCCCCGATGAAATCATCGACAtggtgaaggaggaggtggtgtCCAAGGGCCGCGGACGTGGAGGTACCCAGCAGAACAAACAGCAGGGCAAAGGAAGAGGAGGCGGAGTCGGCCGAG GTCTCTTTGGTGGTCGTGGCAGAGGAATGTCTGGTCCTGGTCggggccagcagcagcagctgcagctgcagcagcaggataaAAAACCTGGCAAACCACAGGGAATGAAGAACCAGCACTGA